The sequence below is a genomic window from Pseudorasbora parva isolate DD20220531a chromosome 4, ASM2467924v1, whole genome shotgun sequence.
taaaagaagacatcaaatctctgaagatctcatcagaggattaaacaactccacaaacagcattaccagcttcacacattactaaccagactgactttatttctgtcagacgtctacagaagctcttattgagaattatcagatgatgttttattgtgtcttctgacgttaccattatggtgatcagtgtttgctttagttgggctcttgaacattgacacaataacattagtttttctcTCGCTGCTGTAACGGTGTGTTTTCAATACATGTGTTATAGCAAGCAAAGCTGAGAAAAAACCATGAGTTGGTTATGTTGACTATTTAATAATGGTCTAATTCACTAAAAATTTAGTAGTCTTATCTATAAACATGTAGTTGACGCTTAATTTTGTGTAAAATTTGAACCCTATAATTTTATAACATCAGTATTACAACAACCAGATAATTTGAAGACCATGGGAACAGCCTGTGGTCAAAACATCTGAATCAATCTGactcacacagacatcaagaatcggcgtatgaatctcagccgtggtgacactcaaaactcccagcatgcattgcggcatgaataaattatgctgctgaatagcctggttattttctttaattcttattatttgcttttatttttgctgctgttgttgtgttgactttgagtagtgttttgtgatgttcagagttgatctgtttgtttttttattgattgtcaccattgtggaGATTCATACGCTGATTCTTCATCTCTATGTGAGTCTAAATGACAGCGGAGAGCAAACTAATTTTTGAACTCATGACTTTAAATTATAACTAATTCCTAATCAGTGGTTGATAATTTTAGAAGGGTCCCagtttaataacataaatgaagaataaatgtatgtgtttttaaaagaatgggTTTGTTTGGGGAAGAAACACTGGACAAGATTAACAAGCTAAACATCCTATTACAATTATAGCAAAACATAGTCAATAACTTCTgaccatattttttttcttggcttttttgctacaataaatgtgtttaagaaACACACAGTTATAGCAGACAAAGAAAGACTATCATTACAGTCAAGGGCCAAGAGCCCAactgaagcaaacactgatcacgataatggtgaccaaatattttcaattaaacatcaacacctaaagatctgataattctcaataagagcttctgtagtcgtctgagagaaataaagtcagtctggttagtaatgtgtgaagctggtaatgctgtttgtggagttgtttaatcctctgatgagatcttcagagatttaatgtcttcttttatcgtcagttgatttcatctaaagctgtggctgaagtcagttgtagttctcgtgtttctctgtccttcagtgattcttgttaacaggtgttctcagttatcacataattaatctcttaattatctcatgaacttcatcaatgcttcaattactctaacactctgtagtgtgtacactcttcagtgttcatttaaaactgaagatttTGCTGTGGGGTTAAAAGGGTTAAAGGGGTTAGATGAAAAAACCCACAGAGGGAACCGTAAATTAACGGTAATCAACTGTAAATTAATTTACGGAAAAGTTCTGTAAAAAAACGGCACTTTACTGGCAACcagagctgccagtagattaccgttaaatcaaggaaaaacagtaatatactgtaaaacatAACAGTCAGATTTACCAGATgaatcaagatattttcactgaaatattagtgaaagttattagaaaaaagttgtgcaaagtcagtaactgataaggagagtaaatattaaaatgacctgtgtttatgtgttgttgcacaagatgatatagaagagatcttttagttgaattcattagttttgtgggttaccgttgtgctgaagagtagagcctgtgcttcagtccaggatgagcagagaaacattgatgatatgctgcctgatgctttatttaacggcagtgactgtgtttgctgatgcagttatgagccgtttgttGAGTAATTTATCACATGCGTGTGTGCTATTGCTCACAATGAACCGCAaaaagtgaagttaaagtcatgtttCTAAATTATTTCACTACTACACCTTGCACATGTGAAAGGACTCAAATGAAGTTTTACGATAcaaacacctataaatactagttttaaaatgagaactgtttgaagcAATCAGTTTTGAAATCCAAATGAAAAGTTACCTTTCATGGTATTATTacggtaaaatactgtaaaaaatgagagctgtatataaacagtagagggctgtaaattaacagtacattgctggcaaccacagctgccagtagattactgttattttacgacacaattttttacagtgtgggttcCAAAACCATAGTGAACGTTATCGAGTGCACTAATTCAATCCCAAAATGCACCGCTATAACGAGTTTGCAACCGtggaactctgggtttgggcaaAAAATTcagagcccggagccctcccctggacagcacgccaaatacgcattatctttactctatttaatttgatataagtgtgaactcgtgaagtGTTTTTTTGCTGTGATTCAcaatcacattggccctcatttatcaaaagtgcgtacaccaaatttccagcgtacaccttgcgtacacccaaacccacggtgactttgagatttatcaatatggacgttggcgtacggcacgctcaaatcctacgccagctcaggaggtagtgtacgcacacacacacacacacacacgctccaatcctccgccagctcaggaggcggtgcacgcacgtttgagttagtgggaaaatgcgcagaaaaacaattcctaacaccacaaaacgcactgacaagatatgctatatgacccactgttaaaaaccacaacaacaacattcagtgtttatttttgtgcaacatgaacgtcaatgtttaatttgtgtaactttaccaaagcgtttgatttgtaggcatatgtattcctccagtcgcgagcctgtgcgctttatctgatgtttcaggcccgcctggcccggcagctgcgcacggactgggactaaaataattcagactgacaaaataataaaaatgaccttcttcttttaaataataataaaatcaataaaaacggcattcttcttctaaataacaagcgtcattaagaataataatcataataataagaagaagaatcttacaaattgtcatgtaattattaatgtgaatgaatcttactccataatacatcatcactattgtacaccccaatacatgtgccgtgatacgaaattaaatgctaattgtttcaaaacatgctgtaaaataatgcagtgatggtaatttatcatccaaacagctatttaaactgctggagtgcgcttctcaacctccacacaaTTAACAGTAGCCTACTCTttatttgtgtccatattttgtttttgtaggtgcctttaatcccactctttaaactcccaaataaaacaatttcggggtttttttccacttccctggtgatggtctcgatgggcgcgtctcaatcatctcaatagttcagtagtcagagcactgatcagggagtcagcccattgacttatgccctaatcagtgccctgactaagtggactagtgagatgattgagcgcgcccgatctccacgtcggagaagtttcgtttctttgccgtcttctgtttgtccatggcgtaaaatgagggcgtgcgggaggcggagacttgaatatataggggcgtgttattctaatgacgatcgttttcagccgtggGATTTATccagggcaagtattgcgtacacctgaattgcagaggtgcgcacagtttcataaatcaggcggtgagaggagtgtaagcataatcttacgccaacatatacacccgtttctacgcaagaatgataaatgagggccattctGTCTAAcgattcacaaaaaaaaaaaaaaaaaaaaaaagatgttctCAAGCCTTTAGTATAGGTATCTCAATAACGTGGTGTTTTCAGAGCATTGGGTCAACTGCGTGAGCAGTGCTCGGACAGTTTTAAGGCTGCATAATTACAGCAGAAAAAGTTAACAACAATTCCTGTCTCAAGAAATaggaaattatattaaattatgcaTTGTTACCAGCTCACATCAAGCTTTTCtagagagctttctgacccctctATAGACAGCAAATAAATtgccactttcaaggcccagaaaggtagtaaagacaccGTTAAAATAGTCTTAAATCTTGATCTTGAATGGGAtaacctttttattttattttatttttagaccCTCCCAGGAGCGTCTCAGTGTTGATGAGTGGATCTGGTGTAATAGTGGAGGGAGATTCAGTGACTCTGAGCTGCAGCAGTGATTCAAACCCTCCTGCTCTGAACTTCAGCTGGTTTAAGGAGAATGAAGCCTCAGCTGTTGGATCTGGACAGAGTTTCAGTGCACTACAGAGTGGACGCTTCTACTGTCAGGCTCACAATCAACATGGATCTCAGAGATCAGACGCTGTTACTGTGACTGTGAAAGGTAGAGCAGctcatatatttatattactacttATTAAAGTGAAGCAACTCATTTTTTCTGACGTTTTATTCATTTGTCTTTTAGGATGTCTGGTGATATACATATCCATTGGAGTGGTTTGTGGAGCTGCAGTGATCATCATGATGCTGATTTGGTAGGATATGTGTCTATAGCACTATATGGTTGAATGAGTGACTTTGAAGGTTGTGAATTTGTGCTAATAGATTAGTTGTCTATAATAATTTAATCTAAAAAAAGCATATCAATGGTTGAGTAAGCAAGCTCATCATTAAAGTGCGTATTTGAGAACTGGCAGTAGGCTTGTGCCGATAGACGATAGTATCGTGTATCAATGGCGACGATATTATCAAGACGATAATTGGCTCATTTTGCCATTTAATCgatttaattattattgttattttaaggctagtattattattaaattaatattaggACCTACAATTAATTTGCCTTCCCTATAATCTCATAACGAAATAACCACATCACCACACGTGTGACATCACTGACGAGCGTATGAGGATTGAGAACccaatgaaaatgtttttgaaaattagGCTACTAATAAACTACATACCACATCAAAATTAAATTGCAAGGTaattgtaataaagttcataAATTTGGGAAgcaaggaggcgggaaccggtgaacattcaacaacttttaatcaaataaataaactaaacaaaagtAAAACGCGGGCAACccttcacggacgactgcctgcACACACATAACTAAGCacaaacaaaactcaacgtatagtccaggcctggtcctctctcgtcttacaccaaggttattatagttttgctttttgaaattagtttttattttattatcgttttcaattttgctacaaatttcagtttagttttagttagttttacaaatggttttgctagttttagtttagtttttattttgcaaatatatttctatttagtttttatttatttagtttcagttttagttttagtaatcatagtttagcagagttaccagaatgaagtgtagagaccaatTCAAGGGTTTTAATTTCAGCtaagtttaatgtttgcacagataagagtttaatcttactaaacatccttaagtgaaataacttaATAAGCGAgtgcattattgtttaaacccaggacggtcttaaaaaaaaaaaaaaaaaaaaaaaagttgggtcttcacctttgagcaaaaaagctttaGTCAAACTAtatgacctatacaaacaacgatctggagattaaaaatgaaataaattatattttgatataatatatatatttttttgttgatatttttgacataggctgatactcagaggatctatcttaaagaaccaaataaatgcaacgtaaaatataaaagtaaaaatgataaattccagacaaactcattcataacaaagatgaaatattgttaaacaattaaaagcttattttaatttcttcagtagtacaatgtaggctatcagcgtaagaccacagctaaagtcatctgaatacagccaacacacactgttgtaCTCTGTGTGTGCTCTGtgtgtgctctctctctctctgtgtgtgtgtgtgtgtgtgtgtgtgtgtgtgtgtgtgtgtgtgtgtgtgtgtgtgtgttgtgctataattgtaaaggggccaatgtcctcacttatctagtaaaatattatgataactgactagtgaggacatttgactggtcctcaatAGTTAAAAAGgattataaatcggccaaaacatgtttttatttaaatctattgttttgcacgttcttgggatgggtaggtttagggatagggatagggattgggttaggggatataaaatatcattaacctgatataaaatcaatggaatgtcctcacttatatagtgaaacaaacatgtgtgtatgtgtgtcctggtattccctactttgtggggaaatgtctccacacggattataatattattagtagtaaatgattatgataacacctttgagcctgtcaatattatgcaaacatgaaatctcaaacgcacagtaggctagtacttgctactatagttgctgacttttgcgcctccatctctcgtcgcgtaagaaacggcattctaaaacagtgagcttaagttaaaagaagttcagtgtgccacggacgcattgattctttgtgaactgccgtttagaactagcgatgtgttgcctgtctgcacgcgtccgtcactcagatcacttcacgcgcagtagcgcaacatacagacactccctcaaccgccacagtcagattttccaccacattaagAAGGGCTTATTAACAacgaaaacaaatatttatttttgctaattattattttatttcagttagttttttagtaagagtagttagttttgtttagttttattttttttatttattcagatttttaaattttatttcagtttacggaaatgttttttgaccaatagttttagtcttagtttcagttttcgtttatgAAAATAACCTTGTTTTACactgccttcgctcctccttttatgttcCCGTCACTCTGCCGTGAGACTAGACCGGTGTGGCACGCAGCTGGTGCTCATGATCACTCGCCActggcccgctctcacggtccatCGCCTGATTGCCACAGTAATCTATTCTCAAATTTTCAAAGCTTGTTATAAAACAGATGCATCATTCTTATACAGTTGTTGTTTAAGccataattataataatactaTCAATAAGATTACATAGGCCCAATAACTGTCTTAGGTCCGAACACAGTACAAATCAGTAATCTGTGAACATCAACAGGAGCTTCAAATACTGACTTtaaacacaatggccctcatttatcaatcttgcgtagaaacgggcgtatatgttggcgtaagattatgcttacactcctctcaccgcctgatttatgaagctgtgcgcacctctgcaatccaggtgtacgcaatacctgcccttgataaatgccgcggctgaaaacgatcgtcattagaataacacgcccctatatattcaagtctccgcctcccccacgccctcattttacaccatagacacacggaagacggcaaagaagcgaaacttctccgacgtggcgattgggcgcgctcaatcatctcactagtccactagtcaggacactgattaggacataagtcaatgggctgactccctgatcagtgccccgACTActgtgagatgattgagacgcgcccatcgagatcaCCGCGGAAGtgggaaaaaaatgaaatagttttatttgggagtttaaagagtggaattaaaggcacctacaaaaacaaaatatggacacaaataacgagtactgttaatagtgtggaggttgagaagcgcactccagcagtttaaaaagctgtttggatgataaattaccatcactgcattattttacagcacgttttgaaacaattagcatttaatttcgtatcacggcacatgtattggggtgtacaatagtgatgatgtattgtggagtaagattcattcgcATTAATAATTAGGCTACATGacgatttgtaagattcttcttcttattattattatgataattattcttaatgacgcttgttatttagaagaagagtgtcgtttttattgattttattattatttaaaagaagaaggtcatttttattattttgtcagtctgaattattttagtcccagtccgtgcgcagctgctgagccaggcgcgggcctgaaacgtcagataaagcgcacaggctcacgactggaggaatacatatgcctacaaatcaaacgctttggtaaagtcacacaaattaaacattgacgttcttgttgcacaaaaataaacactaaatgttgttgttgtggtttttaacagtgggtcaaatagcatatcttgtcagtgcgttttgtggtgttaggaattgcttttctgcgcattttcccactaactcaaacgtgcgtacaccacctcctgagctggcgtaggattcgagcgtgccgtacgccaacgtccatattgataaatctcaaagtcaccgtgggtttgggtgtacgcaaggtgtacgctggaaatttggtgtacgcacttttgataaatgagggccaatgtgtttAACAAGCAATATAGCctatttattcttatttttttcaCTGTCATTAATATCTACACGAAAAATATTaagtttttcatttaaaatattatgttgATTATAGACCTACCGTTATCAGCTTTTTGTTGAGGTAGATTTATCATCGCCATGAGAGAATGCAGAGTtagagagctttctgaccccctATAGATAGCAAATAAATTACTTTCAatgcccagaaaggtagtaaagacattgttaaaatagtccatgtgatcacaaataatgttataaagcaactttttgtgcgcaaaaacaaaacaaaaaatacaactttattcaacaattttgcTATAGCCTGTTCCAGTCTCCTACACAGTTTACGTTGGTCAGCTCCATCATAACACGCATGCGTCGTGGTGCTCACATGAATAGCATCGGCTGCTGTAGAAAATGCTCTGATACACTGTTTTGCGCAAACTGTGTAGGTAACCTTCACAGGCTAGAACGAAATtattgaataaagttatttttgtttgtttttgagtgCCAAAATTATTCTtgtattttaaaagtaaaagtattcGGGACAGGAGACGgcgtcctctctggactcaggACAGGAAACAGAGTCCTTTCTGGACTCGGGACAGAAGACAGAGTCCTTTCTGGACTCGGGACAGAAGACAGAGTCCTTTCTGGACTCGGGACAGGagacggagtcctctctggactcaggACAGAagacggagtcctctctggactcaggACAGAAGACGGAGTCCTTTCTGGACTCGGGACAGAagacggagtcctctctggactcgggacaGTAGACAGAGTCCTCTCTTGACTCGAGACAGTAGACAGAGTCCTCTCTTGACTCGGAACAGGagacggagtcctctctggTCTTGGGAAAGgggcggagtcctctctggactcagggccGGAGACTGAGTCAACAGACACAGGTTCAGGTACGAGAAATGGAAATTCTCTCTTGGGGACAGGCTCTGGTATGGCGGCGGCCATCTTGGCAGAGGACTCAGCATGGCGGTGGCCATCTTGGCAGAGGACTCTGGACTGGCAGCCATCTTTTCCAAAGACACAGGCTCAGCAGCCATCTTGTCTGAGGACACAGGCTCGGGGGTAGAATCTTCCTCTACTTCACCAATTGTGTAGGAGGAACCAGACAATAATACAGCAAATTGTTCTAAAGGCAGGTCATTTTGACCTTGTGGCATGAATGAGTTCatgggttaatttaatttatGAGTATAAAAGTCCTTAAAAACAGTATCCTTCCAATTTACTCGATTAGCCAGAGCACAAAACTGAGAGGTGTAATCCTCAATACTACAGATACCTTGATCTCTTCCGCTGGATCCATGTTTGAGGGTAATCCACAATCTAAGTCAAAAACATCCACAGAGCGCTTGCtaaaggcacagaagctagcgCTGGTCTGTTTGACTGGCTTTAAAGCTCCTGGCTCATGGCATTACCTGCCTCTGACGTCTCATCTCACCATTGGTCTGATTTCACACGTGCTTCAGGCCACAATCATGCAGAGCGTTCCCACAGTACCAATCGGCGCAGCGTGAGATCCCttgaaaagtaatctgattggtTCGAAATCATAACTGTGTATGAAACATCAAATACGTTCTGATTGATTGTAATTGTGTTAAATCATTGTCTTTAAAGCGGAAGCAGGTGGATGAAAAAGAGAAATAACACACGGGAGACTCAGGTGAGAAAAGTAATGTGGTTTACTGATCAGGTAAATGAACTGGTATCTAAAAGATTAAATAGGCTGAATATAGTTGTGACTGTATTTAGTGAGTTGTTTACAGACATTATTAATTTTCTCTCTATTCTGTTTTTTCTTAAATGGCAAAGATGGTCCCTCATCATGACAGACGCCAAGCTTGTGATGTTGAATTGAATGAATCTGTGTATGAGAATTTAACGGTAAGATTTAGCCAACatggtgtttttgttttgttttttactcttttatttttattaaaatattattattattattattattattattattattattattattattattattaggactTACAAATATCCCGCCATTGCATCATtgtacattatattcaacattatatatatagtcgttcaatataataatcactgtaaaattatttttcccCCTCACCCGTTACTCACGCTTTCAATGTAGGCAGCATTCTTTCCTGAAGCTCATCTCGCCCTGCCTGTTCCACTATTAATGCTCTCTACATACAGTATACGAATAAACCATCCAAAATGCTTTGAACAATTatactactaaaactaaacgtgatctggtgattttaaataatgtttgcgcTTTCACCAAGGAGTGCTAATTTAAATGATGCTTTCGCTTAGACTCCTGCACCGCGTGcgcttcagatgatcaatgtACTCCGTCACAGTTCTGATCGCAAGAAAGCGTGTTTGAGGTGTTTGAGACTTTCCGTTTGAGAGGAATAATGGACtttaaatggagggacagaaatccctcaatatcttcaattgtgtttggaagttaaacgaAAAGCAATATGATGGTGAGTACATGACAGTTTATGTAGAGTACATGACGACAGAGTTTACATTTGTGGCACATTTGTGTTTGGTTGAgttataccttataaataggcctactaTAGCAAGTCGATCTTTGAATAAAACAACTTTATATCGCAAATCATATTGTTTCCATCAAAGATATATATCATCACATTTTCTACATCACAataatcgttacacccctagtaagTGTTTTAACCGAGGATTTCCTACATATTTACCCAAAAGGAATTAAACACTCCTCAATGTCAGTATATGGGAATATAAATAACACACTCctgtttagttgtttttttttttttttttttttttcccctagaCTGCTCAACTCGGCTCTGATGGTAATAAACCTGAACTGGACTCGTCTGTGTATGAAAATCTTCCAGCACGTAAGAATACTCACTAGATAGAAATAAAAACCCACCTATCTGTCTTTTCC
It includes:
- the LOC137072733 gene encoding B-cell receptor CD22-like codes for the protein MSGSGVIVEGDSVTLSCSSDSNPPALNFSWFKENEASAVGSGQSFSALQSGRFYCQAHNQHGSQRSDAVTVTVKGCLVIYISIGVVCGAAVIIMMLICGSRWMKKRNNTRETQMVPHHDRRQACDVELNESVYENLTTAQLGSDGNKPELDSSVYENLPAR